From the genome of Streptomyces sp. JH34:
CGACGCGGCCGCACTGCCCGGACAGCCCCGCGGCGGGGTCCTCTCCGGGCCGGCCACCGCCCGTACGTGCAACGTCCTGGCGCCCAACGCCTCGGCGATGACGCTGGACGGCACGAACACCTGGATCGTCGCGGAACCGGGCTCCGGCCTCGCGGTCGTGATCGACCCGGGGCCGCTCGACGACTCACATCTGCGGGCCGTCGTCGAGACCGTGGAGAAGACGGGCCGGCGGGTCGGCCTCACCCTGCTTACGCACGGGCACCCCGACCACGCGGAGGGCGCGTCACGCTTCGCCGAGCTCACGCGTACGAAGGTGCGCGCCCTGGACGTGGCGCTGCGCCTGGGCGACGAGGGGCTCACGGCCGGCGACGTGATCACCACGGGCGGGCTCGAACTCCGGGTCGTCCCCACCCCGGGGCACACCGCTGACTCGCTCTCCTTCCACCTGCCCGCCGACCGGGCCGTGCTGACGGGCGACACGATCCTGGGGCGCGGCACCACCGTCGTCGCCCATCCGGACGGCCGCCTCGGTGACTACCTGGACACCCTGCGGCGACTGCGTTCGCTGACGGTCGACGACGGGGTCCACACAGTGCTCCCGGGGCACGGACCGGTGCTGGAGGACGCACAGGGCGCCGTCGAGTTCTACCTCGCCCACCGCGCCAACCGCCTGGCCCAGGTCGAGACCGCGGTGGAGGCGGGACACCGGACGCCCGCCGAGGTCGTGGCGGCGGTGTACGCCGATGTGGACCGCTCCCTCTGGCCTGCGGCGGAGCTGTCGGTGAGGGCCCAGATGGAGTACCTGACCGAGCACGGCTTGATCTGATCCGGTCCCGTACGGCCCGGGGCACACGCGAGAGGCCCCACCGGACGGTGGGGCCTCTTCGACGACTGAGCCCGCCGGGCGGCCGGTCGAGGTCGCTCGGTGCAGGGGTCAGCGGGAGCGCTTGGCCAGCCGCTCCACGTCCAGCAGGATCACGGCACGCGCCTCGAGCCGCAGCCAACCCCGGCCGGCGAAGTCCGCGAGCGCCTTGTTGACCGTTTCGCGGGAGGCGCCGACCAGCTGGGCCAGCTCTTCCTGGGTCAGGTCGTGCACGACGTGGATTCCCTCCTCCGACTGCACACCGAAGCGGCGCGACAGGTCGAGGAGCGCCCGGGCGACACGGCCCGGCACATCGGAGAAGACCAGGTCGGACATCTGGTCGTTCGTCTTGCGCAGGCGCCGGGCGACGGCGCGCAGCAGCGCGGTGGCGACCTCGGGGCGCGCGTTCAGCCAGGGCTGCAGGTCTCCGTGACCGAGGCCGAGGAGCTTGACCTCGGTCAGCGCGGTCGCGGTCGCGGTGCGCGGGCCCGGGTCGAAGAGCGACAGCTCCCCGATCAGCTCGCCGGGGCCGAGGACGGCCAGCATGTTCTCCCGCCCGTCGGGGGACGTGCGGTGGAGCTTCACCTTGCCCTCGGTGACCACGTACAGGCGGTCGCCCGGGTCCCCCTCGTGGAACAGCGCGTCGCCGCGTGCGAGGGTCACCTCACTCATCGAGGCGCGGAGCTCCGCGGCCTGCTCGTCATCGAGCGCCGCGAAAAGCGGGGCGCGCCGCAGAACGTCGTCCACGAGTTCTCTCCTTGTCGGCCTGTTCAGGGAAGCGTCGTTTCCATGATGCCGGACGGTAAAACAGTGCGATCGATCACAAACCAGTTTGACGCACGGGCGTGCCGGACCCTACGGCAGGGGGCCGATCGGGCGTGGATGCACGGTGACCGGGGCGGATGTCAGCCCCTGGCTCTAGGCTGGCCGGGTGTCCGGAACGCCGGTGAGAGTGCAGGCCGAGGGGGCTGATGGGGTGTCGGAAGACGGGAATTCCGCTATGGGCGAACAGGGTGCACGTAGTAAGAAAAAAGCCGCAAAACGCTCGCCAGTGGCAGTGTCAGGAGCAGCGGCGGGCAAACGCTCCAAGCAGTCGGCCGAGCCGACGAAGCAGTCGGGCAGACCCGCGAAGCAGGAGTCGCACCTCGCGATGGTCCGCCGCGCCCGCAGGATCAACCGTGAGCTCGCCGAGGTCTATCCGTACGCCCACCCCGAGCTGGATTTCCGCAATCCCTTCGAACTCCTGGTGGCCACCGTCCTTTCCGCGCAGACCACCGATCTGAGGGTCAACCAGACCACCCCGGCGCTCTTCGCCGTCTGTCCGACGCCCGAGGACATGGCCGCCGCCGTCCCCGAGGAGATCGAGGAGATCATCCGGCCGACCGGCTTCTTCCGGGCCAAGGCGCGGTCCCTCATGGGGCTGTCGGCCGCGCTGAGGGACGACTTCGGCGGGGAGGTCCCCGGCAGGCTGGAGGACCTCGTGAAACTGCCGGGTGTAGGGCGCAAGACGGCCAACGTCGTCCTCGGTAACGCGTTCGGCGTGCCCGGCATCACGGTGGACACGCACTTCGGACGTCTGGTCCGCCGCTGGAAGTGGACCGAGCAGGAGGACCCGGAGAAGGTCGAGGCCGAGATCGCCGCGATCTTCCCGAAGAGTGAGTGGACGATGCTCTCCCACCGCGTCGTCTTCCACGGACGCCGCATCTGTCACTCCCGCAAGCCCGCCTGCGGCGCCTGTCCGATCGCCGCCCTCTGCCCCTCCTACGGGGAGGGCGAGACGGACCCCGAGAAGGCGAAGAAGCTCCTGAAGTACGAGATGGGCGGTTACCCGGGGCAGCGTCTCAGCCCGCCCCCGGACTACCCGGGCAGTCCCGCCCCGCCGCTGGCCGGGTGAGGGACCGTTCCGCGAGGGTGTCGCCCTTCCCGGCGAGGAGGGCGGGACCCTGCGGAACGAAATGGACGACGACAGGCGTTGGAACGACGGGGGTGCCCATGACGCACGCACAGAGCACACGGGCCGCGGCGGACGCGGCCACCAACGGGACGGGCGAGCCCCACGACAGCGCGCTCACCGTGTCCGCCGACGGCCTGCCCGGCTGGCTCGAGCCAGTCGCCCGGGCGTCGCGGACCGTGAAGGCGCAGCAGCTCAGCCGGTTCCTGCCGCCCGAGAGCGGTGCCGGGCGCCAGTCCGCCGTCCTGATCCTCTTCGGTGAGGGCGAGCGCGGTCCCGAGCTGCTCCTGATGGAGCGTTCCGGTTCCCTGCGCTCCCATGCCGGCCAGCCGTCCTTCCCCGGGGGCTCCCTCGACCCCGAGGACGGCGACCACAGGACCACCGGACCGCTCAGGGCCGCCCTGCGGGAGGCCGAGGAGGAGACGGGACTCGACCCGAGCGGAGTCCAGCTGTTCGGGGTGCTGCCCAGGCTCTACATCCCGGTGAGCGGCTTCGTGGTCACACCCGTCCTCGGCTGGTGGCGGACGCCGAGCCCGGTGGGCGCCGTCGACCCTGCCGAGACGGCCCGGGTCTTCACCGCCCCCGTGGCGGATCTCACGAATCCGGCCAACCGCGCCACGGCAGTCCATCCGAGCGGCCACCAAGGCCCCGCGTTCCTGGTCGAATCCGCACTGGTCTGGGGATTCACAGCCGGTGTGATCGACAGGATTGTGCACTACGCCGGGTGGGAACGCCCCTGGGACAGGACCAGGCAGGTGCCGCTCGACTGGCGCGCATGACAGGCTGACTCCCGTGCTGCGCTGTTCCGGGCCTGGCCCGGACCCCGTCGAACCGGACGGGCCAGGTGACGAATCTGCGAGGCTATAGACGGTGAACGTGCTGGACATCCTGCTGCTCGTCGGCGCTGTGTGGTTCGCGGTCATCGGGTACCGCCAGGGCTTCGTCGTCGGCATCCTGTCCGTGATCGGCTTCGTGGGCGGTGGCCTCGTCGCCGTCTACCTGCTGCCGACCATCTGGGACCAGGCGACCGACGGATCCGAAGTCTCCTCCACCGCCGCCATCGTCGCGGTCGTGATCGTGATCGTGTGCGCCTCCGTGGGCCAGGCGTTCACCACCCACCTAGGCAACAAGCTCCGCCGGTACATCACGTGGTCGCCGGCGCGTGCGCTGGACGCCACGGGCGGCTCCCTGGTCAACGTGGTGGCCATGCTCCTGGTCGCCTGGCTGATCGGCTCGGCGCTGGCCGGTACGTCGCTGCCGACGCTGGGCAAGGAGGTCCGCAGTTCCTCCGTACTCCTCGGGGTGTCCCGGGTGATGCCCGCCCAGGCCTCCAACTGGTTCACGGACTTCTCCTCCGTCCTGGCCCAGAACGGCTTTCCGCAGGTCTTCAGCCCCTTCGCCAACGAGCCCATCACCGAGGTCGACCCCCCTGACCCGGCGCTGGCCGGAAGCCCCGTCGCCACCCGTGCCAAGAAGTCCATCGTCAAGGTCGTCGGCATGGCTCCGGGCTGCGGCAAGGTCCTCGAAGGAACCGGCTTCGTCTTCTCCGACCGTCGGGTGATGACCAATGCCCACGTGGTCGGCGGCGTCGACGAGCCCACCGTCCAGATCGGCGGCGAGGGCCGGCTGTACGACGCCAAGGTCGTCCTCTACGACTGGCAGCGGGACATCGCCGTACTGGACGTGCCGGATCTGGACGCCCAGCCGCTGCGGTTCACCGACGCCGACAAGGACGCGGAGAGCGGCGACAGCGCCATCGTCGCGGGTTTCCCGGAGAACGGCGCCTACGACGTCCGCTCCGCGCGCATCCGGGGCCGCATCGATGCCAACGGCCCGGACATCTACCACCGGGGCACCGTGCGGCGTGACGTGTACTCGCTGTTCGCTACCGTCCGGCAGGGCAACTCCGGTGGCCCGCTGCTCACTCCGGACGGAAAGGTCTACGGAGTGGTGTTCGCCAAGTCGCTCGACGACCCCGACACGGGTTACGCGCTGACGGCCGACGAGATCCGCGAGGACATCGACCTGGGCAAGTCCTCGGTGCAGGAGGTCGACAGCCAGGGCTGCGCTCTCTGAGGCCCTGCGTCCGGCCCCTCCCGGCGGTGACCCAGGCTCTTGCCGACGGCCGCGCACGGCCGCGCACGGCCGCGCACGGCCGCGCACGGCGTGGGCGGCCGCGCACGGCGTGGGCGGGCCGGCGGAATGCCGTCGGCGGGCAGCGGTTGTGACGTCCGCTGGGTGAGGCGCGAGGCTGCCCTGTGGCGTTGACTGTCAGGTGGCCGCGATGCCGGAGGGCCGCAACTGCCGTGCGGCGCGGCTGTGGTGCGAAGTGGCTGTCAGGCGGGGACCAGTGGCACCGGGCCACCGCCCGCCGCTGCCGTACCCGTGTCGCGTGCAGGCAGGTTCACGGAGTGTAGGAGCCGGGCCCCGGGCCTCGAAGGTCCGGTTCCCGGCGTGTGGAGTGTCGTCCGCCCGCCCCTGTGTCATCCACGGGGATGGCGCAGGCGCGCCGAGACCCAGCGGGCCCGGCGGTGGAGAATGCGCGGGATGCCCAGCCGGAGATCATGGAATTCGCTCACATCGTGCACCCGGCTCAGGGAGCCGCCCCCCTCGTGAATGCTCGGACCGGCAGGAGCGGTCGAGCGGCGGTTGCGTGCTGCGTCATTGAAGTCGCGCGTCCAGCCCATACCCCGACGTCTGCCCCCGACCCAAGGTCGGTAATCGTGCGTGAGTCAGCCAATTGGCTTATGCGGCAGGCAATTGGCTGTTCGTCAGACGCGTGTGCCGCTCGACTACCGGTCGGGCTCAGGGTCCTTGAGCCAGTTGATGAGTTCGGTCGAGAAGCCGACCGGATCCTCCTCGTGGGGGAAGTGCCCCAGACCGTCGAAAAGTCGCCATCGGTACGGTGCTTCGACGTACTCGCCGGACCCCGCGGAACTGCGGGTCCGGACGGCCGGGTCGAGCGAGCCGTGGAGATGCAGCGTCGGTACGCGCACGGGGCGTTTCATCCGCCGGTTGAACTGGACGCCGTCGGGACGGGCCAGGGAACGCACCATCCACCGGTACGGCTCGATCGAGCAGTGCGCCGTCGACGGGATGCACATCGCGCGGCGGTAGACGTCCACCGTCGCGTCGTCGGGGAACTCCTGCGTGCGTGGTCCCGACCAGTCACGGATCATCCGGGCGACCGATGCCGCGTCGTCCGCGACGAGCTGACGCTCCGGGACCCAGGGGCGTTGGAAGCCCCAGATGTGCGAGCCCGCCCGGGACTGGGCGAGGTCGGAGAGCATCGAGGAACGCCAGCGGCGCGGATGCGGCATCGACGACACCACGAGCCGGCGCACCAGCTTCGGCCGCATCACGGCAGCCGTCCAGGCGAGATAGCCGCCCATGTCGTGCCCCACGAGTGCCGCGTCCGGCTCGCCGAGCGAGCGGATCACGCCGGTGACGTCGAGCGCCAGGTTCGCGGGGTCGTAACCCCGGGGCGTACGGTCGCTGCCGCCGACTCCGCGGAGGTCCATCGCGACCGCGCGGTAACCGGCGTCGGCCAGAGCGGTCAGCTGGTGGCGCCAGGTCCACCAGAACTGTGGGAAACCGTGCAGCAACAGCACCAGAGGCCCGTCGCCCATCTCGGCGATGTGGAAACGCGCGCCGTTGGCCGCCACATCGCGGTGGGTCCAGGGTCCGTCGATGCGGACGGGACCGCCGGAGCCGGCGGCCGGTCCCAGCGGCCCCACCGGACCGGATGTGCTGAAATCGGGGTCGGTCATGCGGACGAGCGTGTCACAGGGAGCGCCTTGTCCTGGGCAGGACGGTTCTCGATGGCCCGGTCGGAGAGGGTGCTGCCCTGTGCCTGCTCGATCGCGCGCGCGCCGACGGCGGGGCGGGGGTGCGGCTTGACGCCCTGCAGGACCGCCGCGGTCTGCTTGGCCGAGGCGATGGACTTCTCCGGCGGCTTGACCTTCTTGAACTTGGCGAGCCCGAAGAGGGCGAGCAGTACGCCCAGCAGGATGAACGCACCCCCCACGATCAGGAACGACCAGGCGAGACCGAGCCCGAGATTGTGGATTCCGTAAGCTGCGGCGAAACTCAGCACGGGGATCGCGAACAGGATCAGCACACCCGTGACGATGAACGCCACGCTGCCGATCACGCCGCGCTTGACGTCCTGACGCACCTCGGCCTTGGCCAGCGCGATCTCGTCGTGCACCAGCGCGGACATCTCAGCGGTTGCCGAAGCGAACAGCTGTCCGAGACTACGGTCGGTGCTGCCCGCGTAGTTGCCGGGGTCGCTCATCCCTGACTCCCTCTCCTCTTCCGTACATCCGATGTCAGATCATGCCGGACTGTCCGGCTTGCTGCTCGCTGCCCCCGCCCGTTCGGCAAGGCGGCGGTGCTCGGCCGCCTTGCGTTCGTGGATCGCGGCCATGCGTAGGTGGTACTCCGGGTCGTCCTGTTCGTAGACGTCGGGTACTCCCGATTCGTCCGCGTCGAGTTCCTCGGCTTCGTACAGCGCTCTGTATCTGCGTACCCGCAGTTTGAGTAGTACACCGGAGAGTACGGCCGCAATCAGGGATCCGATGAGGACCGCGGCCTTGACCTCGTTGATCATGTCCTCGTCGCCGGCGAAAGCCAGCTCCCCGATGAGCAGCGAAACGGTGAAGCCGATACCGGCCAGTGTGGCCACCGCGAAGACATCCGCCCAGGCGAGGTCCTTGTTCAGCTCGGCCTTGGTGAAGCGGGTGACGAGCCAGGTACCGCCGAAGACGCCGACAGTCTTGCCCACGACCAGACCGAGGACCACCCCGAGCGTTTCGGGCCTGGTGAAGACGCCTGCCAGGGCATCGCCCTTGAGGGTGACACCGGCGGAGAAGAGGGCGAACAGCGGAACGGCGACACCTGCCGACAGCGGGCGCACCAGGTGCTCGATGTGTTCCCCGGGGGATCGTGCCTCTCCCTCGCGCCGGGTGCAGCGCAGCATGAGTCCCATCGCGACCCCCGCGATCGTCGCGTGGACCCCGCTGTTGTACATCAGCGCCCAGATGGCCAGGGCGAGCGGTAGGTAGATCCACCAACCCCGCACGCCGGTGCGCAGCAGCACGTAGAACACGGCCAGGCCGAGGAACGCACCGCCGAGCGCCAGGAAGTCGATGCTCTCGGTGAAGAAGACCGCGATGACGAGGATGGCGAAGAGGTCGTCGACGACTGCGAGCGTCAGCAGGAAGGCGCGCAGCGCCGCAGGAAGCGAGGTCCCGATGACCGCGAGGACGGCGAGCGCGAACGCGATGTCCGTGGCGGTGGGCACGGCCCAGCCGGCCAGGGCCCCGTCACCCAGCACCGTGGTCACCGTGTAGACGACGGCGGGGACGGCCATTCCGCAGAGCGCCGCCGCGACGGGCAGGGCAGCGGCCCGAGGGTCACGGAGTTCCCCGGCGACCAGTTCACGCTTGAGCTCGACGCCCGCCACGAAGAAGAACACGGCGAGCAGTCCGTCCGCCGCCCAGTGGGACACCGAGAGATGCAGTCCCAGCGCCTCGGGGCCGAAGTGGAGATCGCTGACGGAGGTGTACGCGGCGCCGAAGGTGTTGGCCCAGACCAGTGCGGCGACTGCAGCCACCAGCAGGATGACGCCGCCCACCGTCTCCGTGCGCAGGGCATCGGCGACGTAGTTGCGTTCGGGGAGAGAGAGACGGCCGAGCAGGGTGCGGCGGCCGGAAGGGGTGACGGGCGGGGCCACGAGGGAGACCTCCGGGTGGGATGACGGCAGTGGCGGCATGGCGGATACACATGCCGACCAGACTTCCCGGCGCCCCTGTGGAGACTTCTATGTCGTTGTCGCTGAGTCCTCGCCCGGTATACCGGCGCTTACGCACCCGCGCGCACGTTTTCCTGCCGACGCACGCAGCCTGACGAGATCACCACTGTACCCGGGGTACCGAAACGTATCCGGATCCGCTGTCCACCGCCCGGCGGTGAACTCCGGGAGATCGTCTGCCTCTGCCCCTCCCCGGACGACCCGCCCTCCGAACGGTTCCAGGGGTACCCGGCCCATGAGGGCCGGGAAGGGGCACCCGGATTGCTCCGGGTGCCCCTCAAAGACGTACGGGCGGGCGGACGCTCTGCCCGACCGTCCGGGCCGGCACTTCCGGCCCGACCGTTGTTGTGCCGGCCCTTCCGGCCGGACCGTTCTCGCCGGCCCTGCCCGCTTCTCCCGCTCTAGTCCTCGGACGAAGCGGAGGGCAGCTGTGTCTGGATGAGGGCCATGACCGAGGAATCGGTGAGCGTCGTGACATCGCCCAGCTCGCGGTTCTCGGCGACGTCCCGCAGCAGGCGGCGCATGATCTTGCCGGACCGGGTTTTCGGCAGTTCGGCCACCGGCAGGACGCGCCTGGGCTTTGCGATCGGCCCGAGCGTGGTGCCGACGTGATTACGCAGCTCGGCGACCAGTTCCTCGGACGCTGTGGCGGTGCCACGCAGGATCACGAAGGCCACGATGGCCTGACCTGTGGTCTCGTCGTTGGCGCCGACCACGGCAGCCTCGGCGACCGAGGGGTGCGACACGAGCGCCGACTCCACCTCGGTGGTCGAGATGTTGTGCCCGGACACGAGCATGACGTCGTCGACCCGGCCGAGCAGCCAGATGTCACCGTCCTCGTCCTTCTTGGCACCGTCACCCGCGAAGTACTTGCCCTCGAAGCGGGACCAGTAGGTGTCGATGAAGCGCTGGTCGTCCCCCCAGATGGTGCGGAGCATCGACGGCCACGGCTCCGTCAGGACGAGATAGCCGCCCCCGCCGTTCGGCACCTCGTTGGCCTCGTCGTCGACCACGGTGGCGGAGATGCCGGGCAGGGCCCGCTGGGCCGAACCGGGCTTGGTCGCCGTGACACCGGGGAGGGGCGAGATCATCATGGCGCCGGTCTCGGTCTGCCACCAGGTGTCCACGATCGGACAGGCGTCGGCACCGATGTTCTTGCGGTACCAGATCCAGGCCTCCGGATTGATCGGCTCGCCGACCGAACCCAGGACACGCAGGGACGACAGGTCGAACTTCGCGGGGATGTCGTCCCCCCACTTCATGAACGTACGGATCGCGGTCGGCGCGGTGTAGAGGATCGTGACGCCGTACTTCTGGACGATCTCCCAGAAGCGTCCCTGGTGGGGCGTGTCCGGCGTGCCCTCGTACATGACCTGCGTCGCGCCGTTGGCCAGCGGGCCGTAGACGATGTACGAGTGTCCGGTCACCCAGCCGATGTCGGCGGTGCACCAGTACACGTCGGTCTCGGGCTTGAGGTCGAAGACCGCGTGGTGGGTGTACGCCGCCTGGGTGAGGTAACCCCCGGAGGTGTGCAGGATTCCCTTGGGCTTACCCGTCGTCCCCGAGGTGTACAGGATGAAGAGGGGCTGCTCCGCGTCGAAGGCCTCGGGAGTGTGCTCGGCCGACTGCCTGCCGGTGATCTCGTGCCACCAGACGTCCCGACCCTCGGACCACGCGGTGTCCTGACCGGTGCGCCGGACCACGAGGACATGTTCGACGGTGTCGATGCGGGAGACGGCGTCGTCCACGGCGGGCTTCAGCGCCGAGGGCTTCCCTCGGCGGTAACCGCCGTCGGCCGTGATGACGACCTTGGCGTCGGCGTCCTGGATACGGGCGGCGATGGCATCCGCGGAGAAGCCGCCGAAGACCACCGAATGAGCTGCGCCGATGCGGGCGCAGGCCAGCATGGCCACGGCGGCCTCAGGGATCATCGGCAGGTAGACCGCGACCCGGTCACCCTTGCCCACACCGAGTTCGGTGAGCGCGTTCGCCGCGCGGGAGACCTCGTCCTTCAGCTCCGCGTAAGTGATCGCGCGGCTGTCGCCGGGCTCGCCCTCGAAATGGATCGCGACCCGGTCGCCGTTGCCCGCCTCGACGTGACGGTCCACGCAGTTGTACGCGACGTTGAGTTTGCCGTCGGCGAACCACTTCGCGAAGGGCGGATTGCTCCAGTCGAGCGTCTCCGTCGGCTCGGTGACCCAGGTGAGGCGGCGGGCCTGCTCGGCCCAGAAGCCCAGCCTGTCCGCCTCGGCCTGCTCGTACGCCTCCACTGTCACGTTGGCGTTCGCGGCCAGATCGGCAGGCGGTGCGAACCGCCGCTCCTCCTTGAGCAGATTGGAGAGAGAGGAAGGCTCGCTCATGCTGCGGTCTCCTCCTTGAGCAGATTGGCCAGACTTTCGTTGCTCACGACATCTCCCATTCCCAGGGTGTCCGTTGTGTCCCGGAGGACAGCTCATCAGGCTGCGGGCCAGGTGACAAGTGTCTGCCGGGAATTGGTTTAGACCTGTGCCCCGCAGGGGCTGGCGGGTCCCGCTTCCGCGAGCAGCGCTACGCGGTGCGAAGGCGGGACCACAAGGTCTCACGGACTGAATGAGTGAGTGGTTCAGGCACCTACCGTGGTGCCGTGTGCGGTTTCCCGTGCGCCCGCGTCGGACTCCGCACCCCACACCGCGCCGGGTGCGACTCGAGCGAAGACCTCATCGGGCCCCGTTCCTGAACTGGCGCCCTCAGTCATCAGGTAGGCCTGAGCCTCGCCGACATGGAAGTACATGCCGTGCAGTTGCAGGGTGCCTGCCGCCAGTCTGCGTGCGACCGCCTCATGAGCACGCAGGTGTTCCAACTGCTGGACCACATTGGTCAGACAGAGCTGCTCCACCGCGTCGGTGGGCAGACGGCCGGCGATGCGCGCCCAGGAGTGGTGCCGGGAACGCATGCGCTCCAGACTCGGCAGCCCGTGCCGCAGCCAGCGCCACAGAGGCGTCCGGGGCATCTCCGGTCCTGCCCCCAACAGGGCCTGCATGGCACCGCATCCGGAGTGCCCACAGATGGTGATGGATTCGACTTCCAGCACGTCCACCGCGTACTCGATCGCGGCGGCCACGGAATCGTCCTTGCCCGTGGAGCCCTCGGCGTCCGGCGGTGGCACCAGATTGCCGACATTGCGCACGGTGAAGAGATCGCCCGGGCCGCTCGCGGTGATCATGCTGGTGACCAGACGGGAGTCGGCGCAGGTGAGGAAAAGCTGGGAGGGCCGTTGCCCTTCGACGGCCAGCCGGGCCAGCTCCTCACGGACGAGCGGGGCGGTGGTGCGCTGGAAGGAACTGAGTCCGTTGAGAAGCCGGTGGGCCCCGTGCCGGCGGCTCGACGAGCCTGTGGGGGGAGCGGCGGGGGAGGTCATCGAGACGATATGCGTGGTGGCGGCGGCCGCGACCGCGGTTGTCGTGGCGCCCTGTCCGCCGTCGTGGCAGTGATGGTTACGCCATGGTGTCCACGGACGGCAGCAGGAATGGGCCGCCGACGCCGGTTCGGCGATCCGGCCGCCGGAGCGCCCGGTGAACTCGATGTGGCCCCCCATCGCGGTCTGCGCCGTGCACCAGTCCTGGATGGTCTCGTACGCCGCGTGGTCCATGAAGAAGCCGTCCAACTCGACCACGGCGTCCACTCCGTGGGGGAGCCTTCCGAGCAGACGGCTGAGCCGGGGGACGGCCAGGAAGGTCAGCTGCCCCCGAGCGGTCACCAGGTAGCGGCCGTCGTCTTCCGTCACGGTGATCCTGGTGCGGGCCAGCCGGTGCAGGGCGACGGCGACCGCCACGACGATGCCGATCGCCACGCCCTCGAGCACCCCGGCGAGGATCACGCCGCTGATGGTCGCGCCGTACACCAGGAACTCCCGGTGTCTGTGGACCTTGCGGATGTGGGCGAAGCTGACCATCTGTATGCCGACCACCATCACCAGGGCGGCGAGCGCGGCCAGGGGAATCCACTCAAGGGCCGTGACCAGCAACAAGGCAGCCAGCAGCACCCAGACTCCGTGCAGCACGGTCGAGGCCCGGGTCTCCGCGCCCGCCCGCACGTTCGCCGAACTGCGCACGGCGCCGCCGGACACGGCAAGTCCTCCGGCCAGCCCCGACACCGCGTTCGCGACACCCTGGGCCCGTAGCTCCCGGTCGAGGTCGGATCGTCTGACCGGTGCGGGAGGTGGCGCTCCGTCCTTGGGTGTTGCCGTCGACCGGTCCGCAGCGAGCTTGTCCACGGAGACCGCGGCGAGCAGTGATTCGAGGCTGGCGACGAGCATGACCGTGAAGACCGCTGTCGCCAGTGCGGTCACCGGGCCCTGTGGCAGCTCGGGCAGTGCGTGCGCGCGCCATGAAGGAAGGTCCACGCGGGCGATTCCGGGTGTCGCCGCAGCTGCCACAGCCGTGGCGATGACCACTGCGGCGAGCGCGGCGGGAATTCTGCCCAGCGATCTTCCGATCCGTCCGGGCAGGCGTGGCCACACGATGAGAAGGAGGATCGTGAGTGCCCCGATGAAGAGGGCAGCGGGCTCGGACTGCGCCAGGTGCGAGGGCAGCGAGAGGGCGTTGTCGAGGGCTGAGCTCTGCGGTGCCCCGCCGAGCACGATGTGCAGCTGGGCGAGGGCGATGGCCACGCCGATACCCGCGAGTGTGCCGTGCACGATGGCCGGACTGACGGCGAGTGCGCTACGGGCTGCTCTCAGTGAACCCAGCAGAATCTGCAGAAGTCCGGCCCCGACGGTGATCGCGCACGTGGTGCGCCAGCCGTAGATCTGGATCAACTCGGCTGTGACTACGGTCAGTCCGGCGGACGGGCCGCTGACCTGGAGCGGCGTTCCGCCCAATAGCCCTGCGACGATTCCGCCGATGGCCGCGGAGACGAGGCCGGCGGCGAGCGGGGCGTCCATGGCGACGGCGAGACCCAGCGACATGGGAACAGCGATCAGGAAGACCGTGATCGATGCGGACAGATCCGCGCCCGAGACGCGGAAGCGCCCGTGGCGGGGCGGTGGTGGCGGACTGTGAGGACGCTTGATT
Proteins encoded in this window:
- a CDS encoding MBL fold metallo-hydrolase, which translates into the protein MSDAAALPGQPRGGVLSGPATARTCNVLAPNASAMTLDGTNTWIVAEPGSGLAVVIDPGPLDDSHLRAVVETVEKTGRRVGLTLLTHGHPDHAEGASRFAELTRTKVRALDVALRLGDEGLTAGDVITTGGLELRVVPTPGHTADSLSFHLPADRAVLTGDTILGRGTTVVAHPDGRLGDYLDTLRRLRSLTVDDGVHTVLPGHGPVLEDAQGAVEFYLAHRANRLAQVETAVEAGHRTPAEVVAAVYADVDRSLWPAAELSVRAQMEYLTEHGLI
- a CDS encoding Crp/Fnr family transcriptional regulator, coding for MDDVLRRAPLFAALDDEQAAELRASMSEVTLARGDALFHEGDPGDRLYVVTEGKVKLHRTSPDGRENMLAVLGPGELIGELSLFDPGPRTATATALTEVKLLGLGHGDLQPWLNARPEVATALLRAVARRLRKTNDQMSDLVFSDVPGRVARALLDLSRRFGVQSEEGIHVVHDLTQEELAQLVGASRETVNKALADFAGRGWLRLEARAVILLDVERLAKRSR
- the nth gene encoding endonuclease III — translated: MGEQGARSKKKAAKRSPVAVSGAAAGKRSKQSAEPTKQSGRPAKQESHLAMVRRARRINRELAEVYPYAHPELDFRNPFELLVATVLSAQTTDLRVNQTTPALFAVCPTPEDMAAAVPEEIEEIIRPTGFFRAKARSLMGLSAALRDDFGGEVPGRLEDLVKLPGVGRKTANVVLGNAFGVPGITVDTHFGRLVRRWKWTEQEDPEKVEAEIAAIFPKSEWTMLSHRVVFHGRRICHSRKPACGACPIAALCPSYGEGETDPEKAKKLLKYEMGGYPGQRLSPPPDYPGSPAPPLAG
- a CDS encoding CoA pyrophosphatase, which encodes MTHAQSTRAAADAATNGTGEPHDSALTVSADGLPGWLEPVARASRTVKAQQLSRFLPPESGAGRQSAVLILFGEGERGPELLLMERSGSLRSHAGQPSFPGGSLDPEDGDHRTTGPLRAALREAEEETGLDPSGVQLFGVLPRLYIPVSGFVVTPVLGWWRTPSPVGAVDPAETARVFTAPVADLTNPANRATAVHPSGHQGPAFLVESALVWGFTAGVIDRIVHYAGWERPWDRTRQVPLDWRA
- a CDS encoding MarP family serine protease is translated as MNVLDILLLVGAVWFAVIGYRQGFVVGILSVIGFVGGGLVAVYLLPTIWDQATDGSEVSSTAAIVAVVIVIVCASVGQAFTTHLGNKLRRYITWSPARALDATGGSLVNVVAMLLVAWLIGSALAGTSLPTLGKEVRSSSVLLGVSRVMPAQASNWFTDFSSVLAQNGFPQVFSPFANEPITEVDPPDPALAGSPVATRAKKSIVKVVGMAPGCGKVLEGTGFVFSDRRVMTNAHVVGGVDEPTVQIGGEGRLYDAKVVLYDWQRDIAVLDVPDLDAQPLRFTDADKDAESGDSAIVAGFPENGAYDVRSARIRGRIDANGPDIYHRGTVRRDVYSLFATVRQGNSGGPLLTPDGKVYGVVFAKSLDDPDTGYALTADEIREDIDLGKSSVQEVDSQGCAL
- a CDS encoding alpha/beta hydrolase is translated as MTDPDFSTSGPVGPLGPAAGSGGPVRIDGPWTHRDVAANGARFHIAEMGDGPLVLLLHGFPQFWWTWRHQLTALADAGYRAVAMDLRGVGGSDRTPRGYDPANLALDVTGVIRSLGEPDAALVGHDMGGYLAWTAAVMRPKLVRRLVVSSMPHPRRWRSSMLSDLAQSRAGSHIWGFQRPWVPERQLVADDAASVARMIRDWSGPRTQEFPDDATVDVYRRAMCIPSTAHCSIEPYRWMVRSLARPDGVQFNRRMKRPVRVPTLHLHGSLDPAVRTRSSAGSGEYVEAPYRWRLFDGLGHFPHEEDPVGFSTELINWLKDPEPDR
- a CDS encoding phage holin family protein, whose amino-acid sequence is MSDPGNYAGSTDRSLGQLFASATAEMSALVHDEIALAKAEVRQDVKRGVIGSVAFIVTGVLILFAIPVLSFAAAYGIHNLGLGLAWSFLIVGGAFILLGVLLALFGLAKFKKVKPPEKSIASAKQTAAVLQGVKPHPRPAVGARAIEQAQGSTLSDRAIENRPAQDKALPVTRSSA